A section of the Chryseobacterium scophthalmum genome encodes:
- a CDS encoding DUF2339 domain-containing protein: MIYALITILILLIVLVYQNLNRKIQILEQKISDLSKDKANIEKQEQSSTETIKLQTLSNERIEVGQTVKSEIIEEDSEPEKDWLTPLFDFIKQNVLTIIGIFTLVLGIGYFVKYAIDKNWIGESARMGIGFLAGFILIIIAHFIRKNYTIFSSIIMGGGIAVLYFTTTIAFREYHLFTQNTAFVITCAITLLSIFLSYRYNSETLIIFSLFGGFLAPLMISTGQSNCIFLFTYLSLLNIGMLITVYLKNWKSVGWIAFIFTAIYLYFWTIEKTDLTSIIFYIVTYIIFYAFALQNYLKTNLLSKLDILMLVLINFSSIIGLVYIFSILKYEPLSIFPLSFAFINIFFAFREYQNKKFERNYSVFAGIGISLLTLAVALQFKTHLITSVWAIEASLLLYIWKKTSHSIFKIFFYLLFPLVILSQMMTWTEYINNEKHLTLIFNPVFLTSLVVIASCFFNLILLKKESKEKSDVEFFENAFKVLCFGVIYFSILFELIYQLSSLNIVIILTYCLLYSIVFTILLLILKKRLSISEDLENLLIYVLLFLFIAHITNSQIVHAVITKEIGLSFYWIHLIYLAPLLYLIIKLIPPSQFLKQKAGYLLISFVFILSVSFELYRVYIFSNNTTYKNVFQLQEHFSILYLPIIWAVLFCGFIFAGLKKNIPELNKIGFSLLGITILKLYLYDVWQMDNVSRIIAFIILGIILLLSSFMFQKFKNVLKNLVEKNENSANEDI, from the coding sequence ATGATTTACGCACTAATTACGATATTAATTCTACTGATTGTTTTAGTTTATCAAAACCTGAACAGAAAGATTCAAATTCTGGAACAGAAAATTTCTGATTTATCAAAAGATAAAGCCAATATTGAAAAACAAGAACAGAGTTCTACAGAAACCATTAAACTTCAAACCTTGTCTAATGAAAGAATCGAGGTTGGGCAAACTGTAAAATCAGAAATCATTGAAGAAGATTCAGAACCGGAAAAAGACTGGCTGACTCCGCTTTTTGATTTTATTAAGCAAAATGTTCTTACAATCATTGGTATATTTACTTTGGTTTTAGGAATCGGTTATTTTGTAAAATATGCCATCGATAAAAACTGGATTGGTGAAAGCGCAAGAATGGGAATTGGTTTCTTGGCAGGATTTATTCTTATCATCATTGCTCATTTTATCAGGAAAAATTATACTATTTTCTCGTCTATCATTATGGGTGGCGGAATTGCTGTGCTTTATTTTACGACAACCATCGCATTCAGAGAGTATCATTTGTTTACACAGAATACGGCATTTGTAATTACTTGTGCGATTACTCTGCTTTCAATTTTCCTTTCTTATCGCTATAATAGTGAGACGCTGATTATTTTTTCATTGTTTGGAGGATTTCTTGCGCCGTTAATGATCAGTACCGGACAAAGCAATTGTATTTTCCTTTTCACTTATTTATCTCTTTTAAATATCGGAATGCTGATTACCGTTTATTTGAAAAACTGGAAAAGTGTAGGCTGGATTGCATTTATTTTTACGGCGATCTATCTTTATTTCTGGACTATTGAGAAAACTGATCTTACAAGTATCATCTTTTATATTGTAACGTATATTATATTTTACGCTTTTGCACTTCAAAATTATTTAAAAACAAATTTGCTTTCTAAGCTTGATATTTTAATGTTGGTTCTGATTAATTTCTCAAGCATCATCGGATTGGTTTATATCTTTTCTATTTTAAAATATGAACCTTTAAGTATCTTCCCGCTCAGCTTTGCGTTTATCAATATCTTTTTCGCATTCAGAGAATATCAGAACAAAAAGTTTGAAAGGAATTATTCTGTTTTTGCCGGAATTGGAATCAGTCTTTTGACTTTGGCTGTTGCATTACAATTTAAAACCCACCTCATCACGAGTGTTTGGGCGATTGAAGCTTCGCTTTTATTATATATATGGAAAAAAACCAGTCACAGTATTTTCAAAATATTTTTCTATCTGCTTTTTCCGTTGGTTATTTTATCTCAAATGATGACCTGGACTGAATATATAAATAATGAAAAACATTTAACTCTCATTTTCAATCCTGTTTTTCTGACGAGTTTAGTCGTTATTGCAAGTTGTTTTTTCAATTTAATTTTACTGAAGAAAGAATCCAAAGAAAAAAGTGATGTCGAGTTTTTTGAAAATGCTTTTAAAGTTTTATGTTTTGGCGTGATTTACTTTTCCATTTTATTTGAATTGATTTATCAGCTTTCGTCACTAAATATCGTTATTATTCTTACTTACTGCCTTTTGTACAGTATTGTTTTCACAATTTTATTATTAATATTAAAGAAAAGATTAAGCATTTCTGAAGACTTAGAAAATCTGTTGATTTATGTTTTGTTGTTTTTATTTATTGCACATATTACCAATTCACAAATTGTACACGCAGTAATAACAAAGGAAATAGGACTAAGTTTCTATTGGATTCATTTGATTTATTTGGCGCCACTTCTATATTTAATTATAAAACTGATTCCACCATCACAGTTTTTAAAGCAGAAAGCCGGTTATTTACTTATTTCATTTGTCTTTATTCTTTCTGTAAGTTTTGAACTTTACCGAGTTTATATTTTTTCGAATAACACCACTTATAAAAATGTTTTTCAATTGCAGGAGCATTTCAGCATTCTGTATCTTCCTATTATCTGGGCAGTTTTATTTTGTGGATTTATTTTTGCAGGTTTGAAAAAGAACATTCCTGAACTTAACAAAATTGGTTTTAGCCTACTTGGTATTACCATTCTCAAATTATACCTATATGATGTTTGGCAAATGGATAACGTTTCCAGAATTATCGCTTTTATTAT